The following are from one region of the Treponema denticola genome:
- the nusA gene encoding transcription termination factor NusA, translating into MSEGIIEAIREFAQEKGIDDDFVLHIVEQALKASYKKQFGTDANAVFNEETGKIYSKKIITENAKNPVFDISLEEAKKLAPSCETGDELLVEVDPKSLGINSVKVGMQRAIQCIREMQKDTLYAEYSTKVGEIIIGYYHRERNGNIYVDLGKVEGLLPKKYQCPGDHFGRNAAAGEESRIKALVREVKKHRQSNVVQLILSRTDAEFVRQILEVEVPEIESGIVKIHNIVREPGYRTKIAVSTDRDDIDPVGACVGAKGARIQAVIAELDDEKIDILPYSDDPKAYIKSALSPAEVMDVMILDAEKRKALAIVSDSQLSLAIGKHGLNVRLANRLVDWNIDVKTEEQFKQMDIYTDARKAVENLFTDETSNEDEEYEEISNVAELPGITEDILAVLRNNEIEDIQDLINMEDDEIRALEGLTIEMADTLLDIIANAVEVVEDDGDESNEESEPVSDDEGEVEEFECPECGHKITTDMTKCPNCGVDLAFEYEDEE; encoded by the coding sequence ATGTCTGAAGGAATAATTGAGGCAATTCGGGAATTTGCACAAGAAAAAGGAATTGATGACGATTTTGTTTTACACATTGTAGAGCAGGCTTTAAAAGCCTCTTATAAAAAACAATTCGGAACGGATGCAAATGCCGTATTCAATGAAGAAACAGGAAAAATATACTCAAAGAAAATAATAACGGAAAATGCAAAAAATCCGGTTTTTGATATAAGTTTAGAAGAAGCAAAAAAATTGGCCCCATCTTGCGAGACAGGTGATGAACTTCTAGTTGAAGTCGATCCGAAAAGCTTAGGTATTAATTCTGTCAAGGTCGGAATGCAAAGAGCAATCCAATGTATCAGAGAAATGCAAAAAGATACTCTTTATGCAGAATACAGTACAAAGGTAGGAGAAATCATAATCGGTTACTACCATCGGGAACGAAACGGAAACATCTATGTCGACTTAGGAAAGGTTGAGGGCTTATTACCTAAAAAATATCAGTGTCCGGGAGATCACTTCGGAAGAAATGCGGCAGCCGGAGAAGAATCAAGAATAAAGGCCCTTGTACGGGAAGTAAAAAAACACCGCCAATCAAACGTAGTACAGCTGATCCTTTCAAGAACCGATGCGGAATTTGTAAGGCAGATACTGGAAGTGGAAGTGCCGGAAATTGAAAGCGGAATAGTAAAGATTCATAACATTGTGCGGGAACCCGGTTATAGAACAAAGATAGCGGTTTCAACTGACAGAGATGATATAGATCCTGTAGGAGCCTGTGTCGGAGCAAAAGGAGCAAGAATTCAAGCAGTTATCGCAGAGTTGGATGATGAAAAGATAGATATTCTGCCCTACTCCGACGATCCTAAGGCCTATATAAAGAGCGCCCTTTCTCCTGCAGAAGTCATGGATGTTATGATATTGGATGCAGAAAAAAGAAAGGCCCTTGCAATCGTTTCGGACTCTCAATTATCGCTGGCTATAGGAAAACACGGTTTAAACGTACGCCTTGCAAACCGCCTTGTAGACTGGAATATAGATGTAAAAACCGAAGAACAGTTTAAACAAATGGATATTTACACAGACGCCAGAAAGGCTGTCGAAAACTTATTCACTGATGAAACAAGTAATGAAGATGAAGAATATGAGGAAATTTCCAATGTTGCCGAACTTCCGGGAATTACCGAAGACATTCTGGCAGTATTACGTAATAACGAAATTGAAGATATACAAGACTTGATTAACATGGAAGATGATGAAATCAGGGCATTGGAAGGTCTTACTATAGAGATGGCTGATACTCTTCTTGACATTATAGCTAATGCCGTTGAAGTTGTAGAAGACGATGGAGATGAAAGCAATGAAGAAAGCGAGCCTGTTTCGGATGATGAGGGTGAAGTTGAAGAATTTGAATGCCCTGAATGCGGTCATAAAATAACAACAGATATGACAAAATGCCCCAATTGCGGAGTAGATCTTGCTTTTGAATATGAGGACGAAGAGTAG
- the rimP gene encoding ribosome maturation factor RimP, with protein MEFIQKKDIPYFTECEPLVEGLGFKLVDLNVLHKKDVWQVKAVIKSEKGVGIKDCTSVHRTLQPRIEALIGSQDVTMEVSSPGINRLVKRAVEFYAFVGEEAQIWDNSITDWRHGIIKEVNSEGLVLNSDNQDIQIPYQDIKKARCNL; from the coding sequence GTGGAATTTATTCAAAAAAAAGATATTCCGTACTTTACCGAATGTGAACCTCTTGTCGAAGGGCTCGGCTTTAAGCTGGTCGATCTGAATGTCCTTCACAAAAAAGATGTTTGGCAGGTTAAGGCGGTAATAAAATCGGAAAAAGGGGTCGGCATCAAAGACTGTACCTCCGTACACAGGACTCTTCAGCCCCGTATTGAAGCCCTCATAGGCTCGCAAGATGTAACTATGGAAGTAAGCTCTCCGGGCATCAATCGGCTTGTAAAGCGGGCGGTTGAGTTTTATGCCTTCGTGGGAGAAGAAGCCCAAATTTGGGATAACAGCATTACTGATTGGCGGCACGGAATTATAAAAGAAGTAAATTCCGAAGGCCTTGTTTTAAATTCTGATAATCAAGACATTCAAATTCCGTATCAGGATATAAAAAAAGCCAGATGTAATCTTTAA
- a CDS encoding tyrosine phenol-lyase: MDIKNYPAEPFRIKVVETVKMIDKDQRAKVAKEAGYNTFLINSEDVYIDLLTDSGTNAMSDKQWAGMMIGDEAYAGSRNFHHLEETVQDIFGFKHLVPTHQGRGAENLLSRIAIKPGQYVPGNMYFTTTRYHQEANGGIFVDIINDDAHDAGKRVPFKGDIDLNKLEKLIKEKGAENIAYVCLAVTVNLAGGQPVSMKNMKAVRELTKKHGIKVFYDATRCVENAYFIKEQEAGYADKSIKEIVREMFSYADGCTMSGKKDCIVNIGGFLCMNDEELFQAAKEFVVVFEGMPSYGGMAGRDMEAMAIGLKEALQFEYIEHRIKQVRYLGDKLLEAGVPIIEPVGGHAVFLDARRFCPHLKQTEFPAQALAAELYIESGVRSMERGIVSAGRDPKTRENHVPKLETVRLTIPRRVYTYKHMDIVADAVIKLYKHKEVIKGLKFVYEPKQLRFFTARFEHI; the protein is encoded by the coding sequence ATGGATATTAAAAATTATCCTGCGGAACCTTTTAGAATTAAGGTTGTAGAAACTGTTAAGATGATCGATAAGGATCAAAGAGCAAAGGTTGCCAAAGAAGCCGGTTATAACACCTTCCTTATTAACTCGGAAGATGTTTATATCGACCTTCTTACCGACTCCGGAACAAACGCAATGAGCGACAAACAATGGGCCGGAATGATGATAGGAGATGAAGCCTATGCCGGAAGCCGCAACTTTCATCACTTGGAAGAAACGGTTCAAGATATTTTCGGCTTTAAGCATCTTGTACCGACCCATCAAGGCCGTGGTGCCGAAAACCTTCTTTCAAGGATAGCCATTAAACCGGGTCAATATGTACCCGGAAACATGTATTTTACCACTACCAGATACCATCAGGAAGCAAACGGCGGTATCTTCGTGGATATCATAAACGATGATGCCCATGATGCAGGCAAAAGAGTTCCTTTTAAAGGCGACATCGACTTGAACAAGCTTGAAAAGCTTATAAAAGAAAAGGGAGCCGAAAATATTGCATACGTTTGTTTGGCGGTTACGGTAAACCTTGCAGGCGGTCAGCCCGTTTCTATGAAGAACATGAAGGCCGTCCGTGAGCTTACAAAGAAGCACGGCATCAAGGTATTCTATGATGCAACCCGCTGTGTAGAAAACGCCTACTTTATCAAAGAACAAGAAGCCGGTTATGCCGACAAGTCTATCAAAGAAATCGTAAGAGAAATGTTCAGCTATGCAGACGGATGTACCATGAGCGGTAAAAAAGACTGTATCGTCAATATCGGAGGATTCCTCTGTATGAACGATGAGGAGCTTTTCCAAGCTGCAAAAGAATTTGTTGTTGTATTTGAAGGTATGCCTTCATACGGCGGTATGGCAGGACGCGATATGGAAGCTATGGCTATCGGGCTAAAAGAAGCTCTCCAGTTTGAATATATCGAACACCGAATCAAGCAGGTCCGCTATTTAGGCGACAAACTCTTGGAAGCCGGAGTTCCTATTATCGAACCCGTAGGAGGACACGCAGTATTCCTCGATGCAAGACGCTTCTGCCCTCATCTTAAGCAAACCGAATTCCCTGCACAGGCCCTAGCCGCAGAGCTTTATATAGAATCGGGAGTTAGAAGTATGGAACGAGGTATCGTTTCTGCAGGACGAGATCCTAAGACAAGGGAAAACCACGTACCGAAACTTGAAACAGTCCGCTTAACCATTCCGCGCCGTGTTTATACATATAAACACATGGACATTGTAGCAGATGCCGTTATTAAATTGTACAAACACAAGGAAGTTATAAAAGGATTAAAGTTCGTTTACGAACCTAAACAGCTCCGCTTCTTTACGGCACGCTTTGAGCATATCTAA
- a CDS encoding adenylate kinase → MNCIFLGPPGAGKGTLAFEVSKSYKIPHISTGDLFRAAIKEQTDLGKKVKAVIDSGALVSDDLTIALVKERLEKDDTKKGFILDGFPRTIAQADALENIVKIDSVVNFDISDDEVIKRLSGRRVCSSCGQSFHIEFVKPKKEGICDSCSGDLMIRPDDKIEAIQKRLETYRNQTAPLIDYYTKKDLIVNIDARPASEKVLASFKVKFPH, encoded by the coding sequence ATGAACTGTATTTTTTTGGGCCCGCCGGGCGCAGGAAAGGGAACCCTTGCTTTTGAGGTTTCAAAATCGTATAAGATTCCGCATATTTCGACCGGAGATCTTTTTAGAGCTGCAATCAAGGAGCAAACCGACTTGGGGAAAAAAGTTAAGGCTGTCATTGATTCCGGGGCATTGGTAAGCGATGACCTCACAATCGCCCTTGTAAAGGAAAGGTTGGAAAAGGATGACACCAAAAAAGGTTTTATCCTCGACGGCTTTCCCCGTACAATCGCTCAGGCCGATGCCCTAGAGAACATCGTAAAAATAGATTCCGTTGTCAACTTCGATATAAGCGATGATGAGGTTATCAAACGCCTTTCAGGAAGGAGGGTTTGCTCCTCATGCGGTCAAAGTTTTCATATCGAATTCGTAAAACCGAAAAAAGAAGGTATTTGCGATTCATGTTCCGGAGATCTGATGATCCGTCCCGATGATAAAATTGAAGCAATCCAAAAACGCCTTGAAACTTACAGAAACCAAACAGCTCCGTTAATCGACTATTATACAAAAAAAGATCTGATAGTAAATATAGATGCCCGCCCGGCATCGGAGAAGGTATTGGCTTCTTTTAAAGTAAAATTTCCGCATTAG
- the rbfA gene encoding 30S ribosome-binding factor RbfA, whose protein sequence is MSEFRLARLGEQIREEISALICSGKIKDPRVSSLLSINRVIVSGDLAYAKVYVSSFLDEHKTKQGVRGLENASGFIRTSLAKKLHVRQCPELTFIFDKSIKEGIDMVNKLESLEYFTDPDEDEESAGNSEAD, encoded by the coding sequence ATGAGTGAGTTTAGGCTTGCAAGATTGGGCGAGCAGATAAGGGAAGAAATTTCGGCCCTTATTTGCTCGGGCAAAATAAAGGACCCGAGAGTTTCTTCTCTTCTTTCAATAAACAGGGTAATTGTTTCAGGAGATCTTGCCTATGCAAAGGTATATGTTTCAAGCTTTTTAGATGAACATAAGACAAAGCAGGGAGTAAGAGGCTTGGAAAATGCTTCAGGCTTTATAAGAACCAGCCTTGCAAAAAAGCTTCACGTAAGGCAGTGTCCCGAACTCACCTTTATATTCGATAAGAGTATAAAGGAAGGAATAGACATGGTAAACAAACTTGAAAGCCTTGAGTACTTTACCGATCCCGATGAAGATGAAGAAAGCGCCGGCAATTCGGAAGCCGATTAA
- a CDS encoding leucine-rich repeat domain-containing protein, with protein sequence MLKTFCRFAALVIFSFFVFSCSAKEEKIGAENKEEQSEVASQAGLNSEKKDNGLQSGQDKTKTADAQYQKALNEASVIFEFEAVNKKINLSLKADKNIKIEGAVPSEIPADGSVNEIFIAKNSLALLGDVKELTIHNAEILSGVKIIKAPALKSLDISFSGLKNIEFLDCKALENLILEGNKKMNKPDFSSLKGLNKLNLAKTTIQEMDFSVFPRLECLDISSISLEDLDLTKNIELKELDCENSGLNTLDLTKNIKLQRLNCRANKLTDLALFQNKELKFLDCGKNNLDKLLIALNTKLQKLYCDSNEIKDLDLSSLKELEELYCYRNKIENLVVGSNRKLKNLFCFENKIDEKSMKQLFDSLIAGDGYDVKTLVVYAEKNPNLTYKSDKYFDHNFVPTEEMLNSSSFKFWKVYFTLYGLEDMGSIIDSLVQKTGEAF encoded by the coding sequence ATGTTAAAGACCTTTTGTAGATTTGCTGCTTTGGTTATTTTTAGTTTTTTTGTTTTTTCGTGTTCCGCAAAGGAAGAAAAAATAGGGGCTGAAAATAAGGAAGAACAATCTGAGGTCGCCTCTCAGGCCGGACTTAATTCCGAAAAAAAAGATAATGGGCTTCAATCGGGGCAGGATAAGACAAAAACGGCTGATGCCCAATATCAAAAAGCCTTAAATGAGGCTTCCGTTATTTTTGAATTTGAGGCTGTAAATAAAAAAATCAATTTAAGCCTTAAAGCCGATAAAAATATCAAAATTGAAGGTGCCGTTCCTTCGGAAATTCCTGCCGACGGTTCCGTAAACGAAATATTTATAGCAAAAAATTCTCTTGCCCTTTTGGGAGATGTAAAAGAGCTTACAATTCATAATGCCGAAATTTTAAGCGGAGTTAAAATAATTAAAGCGCCCGCTTTGAAGTCCTTGGATATCTCTTTTTCGGGCTTAAAGAATATCGAATTTTTAGATTGTAAGGCTCTTGAAAATCTGATTCTTGAAGGGAACAAGAAAATGAATAAGCCTGATTTTTCTTCGTTAAAAGGCTTAAACAAGCTCAATTTGGCCAAAACAACAATCCAGGAGATGGATTTTTCTGTTTTTCCGCGGCTTGAATGCCTTGATATAAGTTCGATAAGCCTAGAAGATCTTGATCTTACAAAAAACATTGAGCTTAAAGAGCTGGATTGTGAAAATTCCGGTTTAAATACTCTTGATTTAACTAAAAATATAAAATTACAACGGCTTAATTGCAGGGCTAACAAACTTACCGACTTGGCGCTTTTTCAAAACAAGGAGCTCAAGTTTTTGGATTGCGGAAAGAATAATCTTGATAAACTTTTAATAGCTCTTAACACAAAACTTCAAAAACTTTATTGTGACTCCAATGAAATAAAGGATTTGGATCTTTCTTCGTTAAAGGAACTTGAAGAGCTTTATTGTTACCGCAACAAGATAGAGAATCTTGTTGTAGGTTCAAATCGTAAGTTAAAAAATCTTTTTTGCTTTGAAAATAAGATTGATGAAAAATCAATGAAGCAGCTCTTTGATTCTTTGATAGCGGGTGACGGATATGATGTTAAAACCCTTGTGGTTTATGCCGAAAAAAATCCCAATCTAACATACAAGTCGGATAAATACTTTGACCATAATTTTGTGCCTACCGAAGAAATGCTTAATTCTTCCTCCTTTAAATTCTGGAAAGTTTATTTTACTCTTTACGGTCTTGAAGATATGGGCAGTATAATCGACTCCCTTGTTCAAAAAACGGGAGAAGCTTTTTAG
- the infB gene encoding translation initiation factor IF-2 has protein sequence MDIENTNKPDVILNKKSSKAADSKPESGKTDSKRKVVVKVSKTSAGKSKKPESSSEESSGGRTSGKQVISVKKASSQSSKPAEASVKEKKPDERLEETKKTAPRFEDKKSDTSSAQNEKRGFDSAKFDSAKKEEKQTERKKQAPSSIDSIDFASKRPNVKAGNLADSGRRNNRGQGNRPQRPGAQGQGQTGGQGRRRESNFSGAQARAYSDGKKQGFRTGQGGQQGRPQGRPGDRPQNRPGFGGPRPGAAPAPIPVEKNKAQTNKKAHKAKKEIYNKKNKEDEFFEERLLNQKKKQKEKIHNIPKQIEIMESISVSELAKKMNLKASELIGKLMGMGMMVTMNQSIDADTATILASEYECDVKIVSLYDETVIESKEDNLSELQPRPPVVTIMGHVDHGKTKTLDAIRSSNVIAGEFGGITQHIGAYTVNTHGGKITFLDTPGHEAFTMMRARGAEITDIVVLVVAADDGVMPQTIEAINHARDAKVPIIVAVNKVDKPEANVDKVKTRLSELGLMPEEWGGDTMFVEISALKKLGLDNLLDTILLQAEVLELKANYTCNAEGKVIESRIDHGRGVVATIIVQRGTLRTGDPYVAGIYSGRVRAIFNDRGEKIDEATPSMPVEILGLEGMPNAGDPFQVTDSERIARQISDKRQELKRFEDSRNVKKVTLDNLYETIHDGEILELKVIIKGDVQGSVEALKQSLEKLSTPEIRLNVIHASAGAINDSDVMLAAADSNALIIGFNVRPTPQAKLLADQEKVDIRKYTVIYKAVEEIQLAMEGMLSPDIKEQVIGMVEVRNTFKVPKIGKIAGCYVLEGVVKRNCAVHVIREGIVVHSGKLSSLKRFKDDAKEVAAGFECGIGIEDFNDIQVDDQLEIIEMIQVARKLSDSEKYKAPEIKEEGTEANE, from the coding sequence ATGGATATAGAAAACACAAATAAGCCTGATGTAATTCTCAACAAAAAAAGCAGTAAAGCTGCAGATTCTAAACCTGAATCCGGCAAAACTGACTCTAAAAGGAAAGTCGTTGTAAAGGTTTCAAAAACTTCGGCAGGAAAATCCAAGAAGCCTGAATCATCTTCGGAAGAATCTTCCGGCGGAAGAACATCCGGGAAACAGGTTATTTCCGTTAAAAAAGCTTCGTCTCAAAGCTCAAAACCTGCAGAAGCCTCCGTAAAAGAAAAAAAGCCGGATGAAAGGCTTGAAGAAACAAAGAAGACGGCACCTCGCTTTGAAGATAAAAAGAGCGATACGTCTTCCGCACAAAATGAAAAGCGGGGCTTCGATTCGGCAAAATTCGATTCTGCAAAAAAAGAAGAAAAACAGACTGAAAGGAAAAAGCAGGCTCCTTCTTCAATAGATTCAATAGACTTTGCAAGTAAGAGGCCCAATGTAAAGGCAGGTAACTTGGCGGACTCGGGCCGAAGAAATAACCGCGGTCAGGGAAACCGTCCGCAAAGACCCGGAGCCCAAGGACAAGGTCAAACCGGAGGACAAGGACGCCGGCGCGAAAGCAATTTTTCCGGAGCCCAAGCACGAGCTTATTCCGACGGAAAAAAGCAGGGCTTTAGGACAGGACAAGGCGGACAACAGGGCAGACCTCAAGGCAGGCCAGGCGACAGACCTCAAAACAGACCCGGTTTCGGCGGTCCCAGACCGGGAGCCGCTCCGGCACCGATTCCTGTCGAAAAAAATAAGGCTCAAACAAATAAAAAAGCCCACAAGGCAAAAAAAGAAATATACAACAAGAAAAATAAGGAAGACGAATTTTTTGAAGAGCGCCTCTTAAATCAAAAGAAAAAGCAAAAGGAAAAAATTCATAATATTCCTAAACAGATCGAGATAATGGAATCCATTTCGGTTTCCGAACTGGCCAAGAAGATGAACCTAAAAGCCTCGGAGCTTATCGGTAAACTCATGGGAATGGGAATGATGGTTACGATGAACCAGTCCATCGATGCCGATACGGCTACCATCCTCGCTTCCGAATATGAATGCGATGTCAAAATTGTAAGCCTATACGATGAAACGGTTATCGAAAGCAAAGAAGACAATTTATCCGAACTGCAACCGAGGCCTCCCGTTGTAACCATAATGGGACATGTTGACCATGGTAAGACCAAAACCCTTGATGCCATAAGAAGCTCTAATGTTATAGCGGGAGAATTCGGAGGAATTACCCAGCACATAGGTGCTTATACGGTAAACACACACGGAGGAAAAATTACCTTCCTCGATACTCCCGGACACGAAGCCTTTACCATGATGCGTGCACGAGGAGCCGAAATTACGGACATCGTTGTTTTGGTAGTTGCAGCCGATGACGGCGTTATGCCTCAAACCATTGAAGCTATCAACCATGCACGGGATGCCAAGGTTCCCATAATAGTTGCAGTAAACAAGGTCGATAAGCCCGAAGCAAATGTTGACAAGGTAAAGACCCGCCTTTCGGAATTAGGCCTCATGCCTGAAGAATGGGGCGGAGACACCATGTTTGTCGAAATCTCGGCTCTAAAAAAATTGGGACTGGACAACCTCTTGGATACAATCCTTCTTCAAGCTGAAGTACTTGAGCTAAAGGCCAATTATACATGCAATGCTGAAGGAAAAGTTATAGAATCCCGTATTGACCACGGAAGAGGCGTTGTTGCAACCATTATCGTTCAGCGCGGAACCTTGAGAACCGGAGACCCCTATGTTGCAGGTATTTATTCCGGCCGCGTGAGAGCCATCTTCAATGACAGGGGCGAAAAAATCGATGAAGCTACTCCGAGTATGCCCGTCGAAATCCTAGGTCTTGAAGGCATGCCGAATGCGGGTGATCCATTCCAAGTTACGGATTCCGAGCGCATAGCACGCCAGATTTCGGACAAAAGGCAGGAGCTCAAAAGATTTGAAGATTCACGGAATGTTAAGAAGGTTACCCTCGATAACCTCTATGAAACCATTCATGACGGAGAAATATTGGAGCTTAAAGTTATCATAAAGGGAGACGTTCAAGGTTCCGTAGAAGCCTTAAAGCAGTCTTTGGAAAAACTTTCCACACCCGAAATAAGGCTTAACGTAATACATGCTTCGGCAGGTGCTATCAACGATTCCGATGTTATGCTTGCAGCCGCAGACTCGAACGCCTTAATCATAGGTTTTAACGTACGCCCCACTCCTCAAGCCAAACTCTTGGCCGATCAGGAGAAGGTCGATATACGAAAATACACGGTTATCTACAAGGCTGTTGAAGAAATTCAGCTTGCCATGGAAGGAATGCTTTCCCCCGATATTAAGGAACAAGTCATCGGTATGGTTGAAGTCAGAAATACCTTTAAGGTTCCCAAAATCGGAAAAATTGCCGGCTGTTATGTTCTTGAAGGCGTCGTAAAGAGAAACTGTGCAGTACACGTTATCCGTGAAGGCATAGTCGTTCACTCAGGAAAATTATCTTCATTAAAGAGATTCAAAGACGATGCAAAAGAAGTTGCAGCAGGCTTTGAATGCGGTATCGGTATCGAAGACTTTAACGATATACAGGTCGATGACCAGTTAGAAATTATCGAAATGATTCAGGTTGCCCGAAAATTGAGCGACAGCGAAAAATACAAGGCTCCCGAAATCAAAGAAGAAGGAACCGAAGCCAATGAGTGA
- a CDS encoding type III PLP-dependent enzyme: protein MERKDYISDSEWKHFMSFSENLETPCVVINLKTIKKNYQKLRENFPYADIFYAIKANPHEEIITMLNEMGSCFDIASRYELDKVLKLGVSPERLSYGNTIKKAKDIAYFYEKGVRMFATDSKDDLKNIAQFAPGSRVYVRILVENTTSADWPLSRKFGCHPDMAYDLCIQARDSGLIPYGISFHVGSQQRDIGQWNDAIAKTKYLMDSLEEEEEIKLEMVNMGGGFPASYVTPANDLSEYASEISRYLEDDFGEERPRIILEPGRSLVGDSGILVTEVVMISRKNNTALFRWVYLDTGLFNGLIETLNESLKYPIITDKDEGCKKWGEVVLAGPTCDSMDIMYEDYKYNLPTNLKPGDRVYFLTTGAYTSSYASVEFNGFPPIKTYIMK from the coding sequence ATGGAAAGAAAGGATTACATTAGCGATTCTGAGTGGAAACACTTTATGAGTTTTTCAGAAAATCTGGAAACGCCCTGTGTTGTTATCAACCTAAAAACAATCAAGAAAAATTATCAAAAGTTAAGAGAAAATTTTCCCTATGCGGATATTTTTTATGCGATTAAGGCAAACCCGCATGAAGAGATTATCACAATGTTAAATGAAATGGGCTCATGCTTTGACATAGCTTCACGCTATGAACTTGACAAGGTTCTAAAATTAGGTGTAAGCCCTGAAAGACTCAGCTATGGAAACACCATAAAAAAGGCAAAGGATATTGCTTATTTTTATGAAAAAGGCGTTAGAATGTTCGCTACAGACAGTAAGGACGACCTTAAAAATATAGCTCAATTTGCTCCCGGTTCAAGAGTTTATGTAAGAATTCTGGTTGAAAATACTACCAGTGCCGACTGGCCTCTATCAAGAAAATTCGGCTGCCACCCCGATATGGCCTATGACCTTTGCATTCAGGCCAGAGATTCGGGACTCATTCCTTACGGTATTTCTTTCCACGTAGGAAGCCAGCAGAGGGATATCGGTCAGTGGAACGATGCAATTGCAAAGACAAAGTACCTGATGGACTCTTTGGAAGAAGAAGAAGAAATTAAGCTCGAAATGGTCAACATGGGCGGAGGTTTCCCCGCTTCTTATGTTACACCTGCAAACGACCTAAGCGAGTATGCTTCCGAAATTAGCCGCTACTTGGAAGATGATTTCGGTGAAGAGCGTCCGCGCATTATTTTGGAACCGGGCCGCTCCCTTGTAGGCGACAGCGGTATCTTGGTAACCGAGGTTGTTATGATTTCGCGCAAAAACAACACAGCCCTCTTTAGATGGGTATATCTTGATACGGGTCTTTTTAACGGTCTTATCGAAACCCTAAACGAATCCTTAAAATACCCGATTATTACCGATAAGGATGAAGGCTGCAAAAAATGGGGAGAAGTTGTTTTGGCCGGTCCTACATGCGACAGTATGGATATTATGTATGAAGATTATAAATACAATCTTCCTACCAATCTTAAGCCCGGAGATAGGGTATACTTCCTTACAACCGGTGCCTATACATCCAGTTATGCTTCTGTAGAATTTAACGGCTTCCCGCCGATTAAAACCTACATAATGAAGTAA
- a CDS encoding dicarboxylate/amino acid:cation symporter, whose product MKIWIKYLIGSVLGIIIAAISSSDSAFLNAAVDFAANIAIQFGRYSLYPVLFFGFTVSISKLRESRSLLKLSIYIAVFIILSSLLAALLGLISISISSPPRIPIFVEETSSVENLGVMESFLRLFPSSAFEAFMDGLYILPLCIFAGFAGAACAVDKNISKPALTLFDSLSRVSYAVMAFFVDMFSIGLIAVSVNWFIKFQAMLSTKFFTGLVVLLLVDFFIIALIIYPIILKIICRDINPYKVLYASIAPVCAAFFSGDTNLTLPVLLRHSNESLGVRRRISSVSLPVFSVFGRAGSAMVVTISFIVILNSYSSLGISFEDRFWLVGISTLFSFFLGRFPITGTYVSLVAVCAIYGRGFESGFLILRPAAFFIGSVAAAIDALTAMVGTYIIGHLSKMTNTRTLRFFI is encoded by the coding sequence ATGAAAATTTGGATAAAATATCTTATAGGTTCTGTTCTAGGTATTATAATTGCGGCTATTTCTTCTTCCGATAGTGCATTCCTTAATGCGGCTGTTGATTTTGCCGCTAATATTGCCATTCAATTCGGCCGTTATTCCTTATATCCCGTTTTATTTTTTGGGTTTACAGTAAGTATATCTAAATTACGTGAAAGCCGTTCCTTATTAAAACTTTCGATATATATTGCCGTTTTTATTATTCTTTCATCCCTTTTGGCAGCCCTTTTAGGTTTGATTTCTATCTCTATCAGCTCTCCGCCGAGAATTCCTATCTTTGTTGAAGAGACAAGTTCTGTCGAGAATTTGGGTGTTATGGAGTCCTTTTTACGGCTCTTCCCTTCAAGTGCATTTGAAGCCTTTATGGATGGTCTTTATATCCTTCCGCTTTGTATATTTGCCGGCTTTGCAGGAGCAGCTTGTGCTGTCGATAAAAATATTTCGAAGCCTGCTTTAACCCTCTTTGATTCCTTATCAAGAGTTTCTTATGCCGTTATGGCCTTTTTCGTAGACATGTTTTCAATAGGGCTTATCGCAGTATCCGTAAATTGGTTTATCAAGTTCCAAGCCATGCTTTCAACCAAATTTTTTACCGGCTTGGTTGTGCTCTTATTGGTAGATTTTTTTATAATAGCCTTAATCATATACCCTATAATCTTAAAAATAATATGCAGAGATATAAATCCTTACAAGGTGCTATATGCTTCAATCGCTCCTGTTTGTGCAGCCTTCTTTTCGGGCGATACAAATTTAACCTTGCCTGTCTTATTGCGCCATTCAAACGAGAGTTTGGGTGTCAGAAGGAGAATTTCTTCGGTATCCTTGCCTGTTTTTTCGGTTTTCGGCAGGGCAGGAAGCGCGATGGTTGTTACCATAAGCTTTATTGTAATTTTAAACTCTTATTCCAGTCTGGGTATAAGTTTTGAGGATAGATTTTGGCTTGTCGGTATTTCTACCCTTTTTTCGTTCTTTTTAGGCCGTTTCCCCATAACGGGAACTTATGTTTCCCTTGTTGCCGTTTGTGCTATATACGGACGGGGCTTTGAATCGGGCTTTTTAATTTTGCGGCCGGCAGCCTTTTTTATAGGCTCGGTAGCTGCCGCCATTGATGCTTTAACCGCAATGGTTGGAACATATATAATCGGTCACTTGTCTAAGATGACTAATACACGCACTTTAAGGTTCTTTATATAA